A section of the Glandiceps talaboti chromosome 8, keGlaTala1.1, whole genome shotgun sequence genome encodes:
- the LOC144438847 gene encoding mediator of RNA polymerase II transcription subunit 7-like → MKIMSNVPESQGVSSLPLPPIQYINHYTDDNIRAGVAPTPPSPVEDGSYSMFGHTFHTDDMIIRPLESQGIKRLHPQVFNHKQELKKLNHSILVNFLDLLDILIASPSTGKREEKLADLSLLFIHMYHLINEYRPHQARETLRVMMEVQKRQRLETAERFQKHLDKVVELLQNCITALPDEMGHLDSKIAAKVEAEEAIKMPTEKKAVSKDEDNSYTDKDKLMCNLVDSIN, encoded by the coding sequence ATGAAGATAATGTCTAATGTACCGGAATCACAGGGCGTAAGCTCATTACCTCTACCTCCTATTCAATACATCAATCATTACACTGATGACAACATTAGGGCTGGTGTTGCCCCTACACCGCCCTCGCCTGTGGAAGATGGTAGCTACTCCATGTTTGGACATACATTTCACACAGACGACATGATCATCAGACCGCTAGAAAGCCAGGGCATTAAAAGACTACACCCACAAGTCTTTAATCACAAGCAAGAGTTGAAGAAACTGAACCATTCGATTTTGGTGAATTTCTTGGATTTGTTGGATATTTTAATCGCATCTCCTTCCACCGGAAAAAGAGAGGAGAAATTAGCAgatttgagtttgttattcataCACATGTATCACTTGATTAACGAATATCGTCCACATCAGGCGAGAGAAACGCTTCGAGTCATGATGGAAGTACAGAAAAGACAAAGATTGGAAACAGCAGAAAGGTTCCAAAAACATCTTGATAAAGTGGTTGAACTTTTACAGAACTGTATCACGGCACTGCCTGATGAAATGGGACACTTGGATAGTAAAATTGCAGCCAAAGTGGAAGCTGAAGAAGCCATAAAAATGCCAACAGAAAAGAAAGCAGTTAGTAAAGATGAGGACAACAGTTACACTGATAAAGATAAACTCATGTGTAATCTTGTAGATTCTATTAATTAG